TAACAGTACCGCTGGGTCGTAGGCTGATCGGCCGCCTTTATCGTTTTTATATTTGTCGTTGAAGGCAGATAAATCAAGGCGGTTGCTGATGAGATGATGAAGTGTATATTCGAAGGTATTGGGCTGAAGCTGCTCTTCGAAGTTAATAACAACCATGGCTGTTTGGTTGTAATCGTAGGATTTGAAATTTGGCATGTAGACTCTCCGTGTAGATGCCGTATTTTATCAAAAAACACCGAGAATATTAAGTTTTTCTACAGCCTCAACGCCGCCAACACGGGCGGCAAAGCGCAGCTTTGACGTCCAGCCGCGCAGCGGCGTGCGTGCTTGGCCTTGTTATGCGAACCTTAAAATACATATAGCTAAAACTCGCGATTAATTATTTTAGAACCACCTTAATGTGGCACTTACCTTTACGCCGCCTCAGCGGCCAAACTGCCCTATGAGTTAGCAGTGACATTGCTTGGCACGATAACGTCGAGCCACCCTAATGCGATATTGCTACTAATTATTCGATAATTGTAGTGATATTTCTCTTCTGCCGGTACTACTTATTTTGGTAATAATACACAGCTGACAATGCTTCAAAAGTAAACTGACCTATGCAAGGGTGGCGTGCAAGCACCAAAGTTTTTTGAGCGCATAACAGTTTATTCTTGGGAACAGTTCTTATATGTCCCTTCTTATATTGCTAGGCATTCTACGACACTTTTACCGCTTTTAAACCTTCTAATTCAACGACTTATTTACATTTTTCTCATATTCCATCCAACAAATATAAGAACTATTCCTATATTTGTTGGGCTGGGCTTTAAATAAATCATTTCAATTATCCTGCAAAATCAAGCAGTTATAATCCTATCTGTGATGGCAATGGTTAATGTGCTGCTGATCTTACCGGTTGACGCTAGAGGTAATTTAAATATACTGTTCAAAAATACAGCAAAAGGAGAGTTGCTATGGATGATATACGCCCCGCTATTAACGCTAAAGCCCCTAAGTTTCTTGACCTGCTGCGCATACACATACGTACG
This portion of the Dasania marina DSM 21967 genome encodes:
- a CDS encoding transposase — its product is MPNFKSYDYNQTAMVVINFEEQLQPNTFEYTLHHLISNRLDLSAFNDKYKNDKGGRSAYDPAVLL